ACCGGCAAGCTCGGCTCCAAGCTGCTGGGAATCGTCACGAACCGCGACATCCAGTTCGAGGACGACGCCTCCCTCTCCATCTCCAAGGTCATGGTCACCGACCTCATCACCGCCTCCGACGGCACCGACCTGTCCGAGGCCAACAAGATCCTCGCAAAGTCCAAAAAGGGCAAGCTCCCCATCGTCGACAAGGACGGCAACCTCGTCTCCATGATCTCCCGCTCCGACCTCAACAAGAACCAGCACTTCCCCCTGGCCTCCAAGCTGCCCGACAGCAAGCAGCTCCTCTGCGGCGCCGCCATCGGCACCCGCCCCGAGGACAAGCACCGCCTCAAGCTCCTCGTCGACGCCGGCCTCGACGTCGTCATCCTCGACTCCTCCCAGGGTAACTCCATGTACCAGGTCGAGATGGTCCAGTGGATCAAGAAGGAGTTCCCCGGCCTCGACGTCGTCGGCGGAAACGTCGTCACCCGCGAGCAGGCCGCCACCCTCATCGAGGCCGGCGTCGACGGCCTCCGCATCGGCATGGGCTCCGGCTCCGCCTGCATCACCCAGGAGGTCATGGCCGTCGGCCGCCCCCAGGCCGCCGCCGTCCACTCCGTCAGCAGCTTCTCCGCCCGCTTCGGCGTCCCCTGCATCGCCGACGGCGGCGTCCAGAACGTCGGCCACGTCGTCAAGGGTCTCTCCCTCGGCGCCTCCACCGTCATGATGGGCGGTCTCCTCGCCGGAACCACCGAGTCCCCCGGCACCTCCTTCGTCTCCCGCGAGGGCAAGCTCGTCAAGGCCTACCGCGGCATGGGCTCCATCGACGCCATGCAGGACAAGAAGGCCGGCAACGGCGGCAAGGACAGCCAGAAGAGCAACGCCGGCACTGCCCGCTACTTCTCCGAGGGCGACAGCGTCCTCGTCGCCCAGGGCGTCACCGGCTCCGTCGCCCACCGCGGCCCCATCAGCCGCTTCATCCCCTACCTCTCCGCCGGCCTCAAGCACTCCATGCAGGACTGCGGTATCCAGTCCCTCAAGGAGCTCCGCGAGTCCGTCGACAACGGCACCCTCCGCTTCGAGCTGCGTACCGCCAGCGCTCAGATGGAGGGTAACGTCAACATGGAGTCCTACGAGAAGAAGCTCTTTGCCTGAAAAACGGTAAAGAATCTAGCTAgctcgtagtagtactagcAGTAGGCTACCACGCGACATGAGAAAACGGATAACAAAGATGTCAATTGGGAATATTTTCTTCTTTCTTAACCAATATGGGTGGACCAAAAAAATAGGGGTTGATGAAAATCAAAGTGGGCAAAATGGGACTTGGGAGGATACAAAATAGAAAATCAGCCTCTACACCCTCACCCTTTCCGAAGGGGAGGGCGAAGCAAAAGACGGGCTTTGGGCAGGGCGGTAGTGCTTCAGTATAGCGGAGTTTTCGGAGTCTATGGGAGAAAAAGGGGTGGTCGGGCCTGAGACGCCTCTTGAGATGGATGATGCAGCGAACTGAATACCAAAAAACCTTCTCTCGAGGAGAAAAGAAAAATTCAAAACCGGTTTCAATGATTATGACTCTTCGTTCCCTTTGCTGGTTCTCACGTGAAAATCGTGTTGATGTATAACCATACGCAAACGTACTTGGGTTACGTTCCAAAAAGATAAACTAGGCCATCCTCATCATGCGTCGGCCGATCTGTCTGCAGCATGTAAGCAAACGCTCATCACTCACCATCCTCGACACCATATTCCATCCCTAAACCAATTGTTGACATGTTTGTGATATTAAGCTGCTATAATTGGTTCGAAACTTCTTCTCGCAAGGAGGAATGCCCATGTAGATGTGTTCAAGTGCCTACAACGAAACCGAACAATAATGATGCTTTTGATAACCGCCCAGAACCAAACCAAAAATGAATGCCCTCAATGACGACAAAACAAGCCGTTACGGAACCTGCAATGCTAGACGCCAGGCAATGATGGACCTAGATATGCCACAAAGGTAAGAAAAGCACCCACCAACCAATGCCAGCCTCAATTTCAAAACCCCCAGAAGAGCTGGCCGTAGATCTCGTATATAGCGTTCCCTTCTTGTATCATTCTCGTTCGAAACGTCAATTGCGCGCTTGCGAAAAACATGAAAGCAGCATGCCAGTCATCATGGGGTAGGGAAGGCACATCAAGACCGCGTGGGACTGACGGAATCGTATCCCGGTGCCCCATTCTTAGCACTCAACAAAGGCGCCGTCTCATTCGAGGTGGCCTGTCCACTGCCAGAAGCAACAGCACTGCCTTCGCTGGCGTAGCCCTCATCGCTAACACTctcgtcctcgtcatcgCTCGTGTCAGGGGTCTGAGTCAGAGCATCGTAGTCGACCAGCATGTAGATGGGGATGGCTCCAATGATGGCAGTGAGCGCGAGGAACCAGTAAGCGGTGATGACATAGCCTCTGGCAACACCCCAGCTGAAAGCGGCACCCGCAACGGCGGGACCGAAAGCACGGCCAAATCCACTGAACATAGTAGCGAAGCCGTTGAGGGTACCCAGGATACGGAGCGAAGAGGCCGAGTTGGTCAGGAGGATGGTCATGCACGGGAAGCCAATGATTACGGCACAGGCTTTGACGAACATGACTATTAAGAGAGCGGTGTAGCGCCCTGCAGTGCTCTCGAAGAGGACCACATAAGGGGCCAGAATGTAGACGATGGGAAAAGTCACGGCTGCACAGACGGTCAGTTTCAAATGCAAGAACATAGCAGAAGATAGTATACGCACCACATGCGCGGAAACAACGCAGGACACCAAAGTAGTTGCACAGAGGTGGGAAGACGAAAAACTGGATCACGCCGCAAGTGATGCCATAGATGGTGAAAATGGTACCGATGCGGCCAGAGTCGAGGCCAAAGCCACCAGAAAATTGGAAGGGTAGGTTCGTGTTATCCGGGGTGTGCACCTGCTTGGGGTAGTTTAGGAACACTGGCAGAACCTGATCAAAGGCCACGGAGTGGAGGGCGAGGAAGGTGTAGCAAAGCAAGTTGATACTCGTCTGAGCAGTGAAAACCTCC
The DNA window shown above is from Colletotrichum lupini chromosome 7, complete sequence and carries:
- a CDS encoding inosine-5'-monophosphate dehydrogenase IMD4 encodes the protein MPSTNGITGAKVLDSKTALQVLKEYESRDGLDIHELMDTKKHGGLTYNDFLLLPGYIGFPASAVILDSPVTKRITLKTPFVSSPMDTVTEHEMAIAIALQGGLGVIHHNCSPEEQADMVRKVKRYENGFIIDPVVISRDTTVGEAKALKEKWGFGGFPVTETGKLGSKLLGIVTNRDIQFEDDASLSISKVMVTDLITASDGTDLSEANKILAKSKKGKLPIVDKDGNLVSMISRSDLNKNQHFPLASKLPDSKQLLCGAAIGTRPEDKHRLKLLVDAGLDVVILDSSQGNSMYQVEMVQWIKKEFPGLDVVGGNVVTREQAATLIEAGVDGLRIGMGSGSACITQEVMAVGRPQAAAVHSVSSFSARFGVPCIADGGVQNVGHVVKGLSLGASTVMMGGLLAGTTESPGTSFVSREGKLVKAYRGMGSIDAMQDKKAGNGGKDSQKSNAGTARYFSEGDSVLVAQGVTGSVAHRGPISRFIPYLSAGLKHSMQDCGIQSLKELRESVDNGTLRFELRTASAQMEGNVNMESYEKKLFA